One window from the genome of Synechococcus sp. PROS-7-1 encodes:
- a CDS encoding DUF3086 domain-containing protein: MPDDTDLTPQEPAPQEAAPQPQEPDPQPQGHAPLIQLALTELQERRDALQQEIETLTQRKQQLETEMAASFAGQSDAIARRVKGFQEYLGGALQGLAQSVETLELVAQPVVVQPSPLDAQAAAEAADQAASAGAAPALADTFRPDEELIRANLKRFLEQPDFYADPWKLRRSLDTADTAVLEDWFFNQGGRGAQPSRGSRPRNVLLGAALIAVIGELYGDQFQTLVLAGQPERLGDWRRGLQDALGLGREDFGPNSGIVLFERGDALVERADRLEERGEVPLILIDASEQVVDIPVLQFPLWLAFAAGPGETDDIDDLL; the protein is encoded by the coding sequence ATGCCTGACGACACCGATCTGACGCCCCAGGAGCCGGCCCCCCAGGAGGCAGCCCCCCAGCCCCAGGAGCCCGACCCTCAACCCCAGGGCCATGCACCCCTGATCCAGCTGGCCCTCACCGAACTCCAGGAGCGACGCGACGCTCTGCAGCAGGAGATCGAGACCCTCACGCAACGCAAACAGCAGCTGGAAACGGAGATGGCCGCCAGCTTTGCCGGGCAGTCCGATGCGATCGCCCGACGCGTGAAGGGCTTCCAGGAGTACCTGGGCGGCGCCCTCCAGGGCCTGGCCCAGTCGGTGGAAACCCTGGAACTGGTGGCCCAGCCGGTGGTGGTGCAGCCCTCACCGCTGGACGCGCAGGCCGCAGCTGAAGCTGCCGATCAGGCGGCGAGCGCAGGTGCAGCCCCGGCGCTGGCCGACACCTTCCGCCCGGATGAGGAACTGATCCGCGCCAACCTCAAACGCTTCCTGGAGCAGCCCGACTTCTACGCCGACCCCTGGAAGCTGCGCCGCAGCCTGGACACCGCAGACACCGCCGTACTCGAGGACTGGTTCTTCAATCAAGGAGGCCGCGGAGCCCAGCCCAGCCGCGGCAGCCGGCCCCGCAACGTGCTTCTGGGAGCCGCGCTGATCGCAGTGATCGGTGAGCTCTACGGCGATCAATTCCAGACCCTGGTGCTGGCGGGCCAACCCGAACGGCTGGGCGACTGGCGCCGAGGTCTGCAGGATGCCCTGGGCCTGGGCCGGGAGGATTTCGGCCCCAACAGCGGCATCGTGCTCTTTGAACGCGGCGACGCCCTGGTGGAGCGGGCCGACCGCCTTGAGGAACGGGGCGAGGTGCCGCTGATCCTGATCGACGCCTCCGAGCAGGTGGTGGACATCCCCGTGCTTCAGTTCCCGCTCTGGCTGGCCTTTGCGGCTGGACCAGGCGAAACCGACGACATCGACGACCTGCTGTGA
- the plsY gene encoding glycerol-3-phosphate 1-O-acyltransferase PlsY, with amino-acid sequence MGLLSVLLGYLLGSIPSGFLAGRWLKGIDLRTIGSGSTGATNVLRTVGKGPALVVFLVDVGKGAAAVLLARALSEGLVGMELMRNWLEVLAGLAALAGHIWPVWLGFKGGKAVATGFGMFLGLAWPVGLACFGVFMAVFSLSKIVSLASVIAALSLPLLMVLSTGSPPYILVAVVAMVLVLWRHRSNLQRLIDGSEPKIGQKS; translated from the coding sequence ATGGGCCTCCTCTCTGTGCTGCTGGGCTATCTGCTCGGATCCATCCCCAGCGGCTTCCTAGCGGGCCGCTGGCTCAAAGGCATCGACCTGCGCACGATCGGATCAGGCTCCACCGGCGCCACCAACGTGCTGCGCACCGTGGGCAAGGGCCCAGCCCTGGTGGTGTTTCTGGTGGATGTGGGCAAGGGAGCAGCGGCTGTGCTGCTGGCCAGAGCCCTCAGCGAAGGCCTGGTGGGAATGGAGCTGATGCGCAATTGGCTTGAGGTGCTGGCCGGCCTGGCGGCCCTGGCTGGTCACATCTGGCCGGTGTGGCTGGGCTTCAAGGGCGGCAAGGCCGTGGCCACTGGCTTCGGGATGTTTCTCGGCCTGGCCTGGCCGGTGGGTCTGGCCTGCTTCGGGGTGTTCATGGCCGTGTTCAGCCTGAGCAAGATCGTGTCGCTCGCCAGCGTGATCGCAGCCCTCAGCCTGCCCCTGCTAATGGTGCTCTCCACCGGCAGCCCTCCCTACATCCTGGTCGCGGTGGTGGCGATGGTGCTGGTGCTCTGGCGTCACCGCAGCAACCTGCAGCGCCTGATCGATGGCAGTGAACCCAAAATCGGCCAGAAGTCTTGA
- a CDS encoding ABC transporter permease, with protein sequence MKSPRWLNRLGSSLIIGGQAVTATARGRINTVDLLDQLQEAGPGSFLIVIITSLAAGTVFNIQVTKELSSMGASATVGGVLAVGLAREIAPLLTATLLTGKVATAYAAQLGTMKVTEQIDAITMLRTDPVEYLVVPRLIAMVVMAPVQCLLFFGVAIWSAQISSTEIYAIPPQVFWSSVRSWLMPDDIPFMLIKALVFGLQIAVLSCGWGMTTQGGPKEVGTSTTGAVVMILVTVALMDTVLTQILFG encoded by the coding sequence TTGAAATCTCCCCGTTGGCTGAACCGGCTCGGTAGCAGCCTGATCATCGGCGGGCAAGCCGTCACCGCCACCGCCAGGGGCCGCATTAACACCGTTGACCTGCTCGACCAACTGCAGGAAGCCGGTCCTGGCAGCTTCCTGATCGTGATCATCACGTCCCTGGCTGCGGGCACGGTGTTCAACATCCAGGTGACCAAGGAGCTGAGCAGCATGGGCGCCAGTGCCACGGTGGGTGGCGTGCTGGCTGTCGGCCTGGCGCGGGAGATCGCTCCGCTGCTCACCGCCACCTTGCTCACAGGCAAGGTGGCCACGGCCTACGCCGCCCAGCTCGGCACCATGAAGGTGACCGAACAGATCGACGCGATCACGATGCTGCGCACCGATCCGGTGGAGTATCTGGTGGTGCCTCGACTGATCGCCATGGTGGTGATGGCTCCGGTGCAGTGCCTGCTGTTCTTCGGTGTGGCGATCTGGAGCGCCCAGATCAGCAGCACCGAGATCTACGCGATTCCGCCCCAGGTGTTTTGGTCGTCGGTGCGCAGCTGGCTGATGCCCGACGACATTCCATTCATGCTGATCAAGGCCCTGGTGTTCGGCCTGCAGATCGCCGTGCTCTCCTGCGGCTGGGGCATGACCACCCAGGGCGGCCCGAAGGAGGTGGGCACCAGCACCACCGGAGCCGTGGTGATGATCCTGGTGACCGTGGCCCTGATGGACACCGTTCTCACCCAGATCCTCTTCGGCTAG
- a CDS encoding rhodanese-like domain-containing protein, with protein MLASADWLGRDEGGNEQLQLGAWSLADVSDATAWPAAFRLASVPYDEITTELLRQRLSSRPDDLLLLDVRPLETSEADAIEGAVRIPWPTIESGAALEQVRSLAAGKDVHVICQSGDWSAASSQFLEDQGIEVTNVSGGMNAWVSQTTEASVQQAGATSLETNTVDGDDHPAVVVEPDGSGIFCSTDGSKYLVYKVTGIPEDGESGKSGWVNLEATASEDGDSTENLEIRTTEDGTWNQYDGKWTQLSDAGTLYVRMAADKLGEATSLTLKATQHAPLDLQNPVLDLGLSDMVLKNAVKVEADGTPVDDVEGKRVVNGRDENETITAEDWNDVWEVAGGWPLDNQMGNDGKDIPTLFYKNGSDYSGEGYYQYTNIVPALEGVGYRLNALVEYNFEGLRRFKFDDDIKGSPGNKKGGADIDKFQPSLQEYLAKGSVKENGATIDDIAASDDKYAVGNPSLEGRKGQSGGWVDFDWTFTLEKDGSGPIEVEILNFVMQPNDVDGNPNKNTEGSYLLPGAEYVELPSSLYGGEWNPLESLQEESKLYYDILQDNDPSTEYKPQQDLNTISRFDGREENYNQEGFWVDNSNAGPWQQMDGYTEDYPGIKNGGDSDNSYIRWMGRPHDKHGGSNSTSGLTDEASGAATFYYPDEVKNLQFRYGISDQANYADLNGLKYNTSRFFQVQFGNSTLTGNVLPDLDTDTDEATIEIVECPAINFDVVGSGFCAKDLGDQLATAGFTITFGSDRQPGLTSEERLRYVLTGDGDGGDFDVVEKGLVAYDATGEVVKRGVTEIVGARYDEASNTYQGGIVVAEGVKRIELGASWKKSNGELTGDESVSLTVIQDNGLSTVSKTGVATLDHDGDGKFIKENCPPDEALPELNFDVVGSGFCAKDLGDQLATAGFTITFGSDRQPGLTSEERLRYVLTGDGDGGDFDVVEKGLVAYDATGEVVKRGVTEIVGARYDEASNTYQGGIVVAEGVKRIELGASWKKSNGELTGDESVSLTVIQDNGLSTVSETGVATLDHDGDGKFIKENCPPDEALPELNFDVVGSGFCAKDLGDQLATAGFTITFGSDRQPGLTSEERLRYVLTGDGDGGDFDVVEKGLVAYDATGEVVKRGVTEIVGARYDEASNTYQGGIVVAEGVKRIELGASWKKANGDLTGDESVSLTVIQDNGLSTVSKTGVATLDHDGDGKFIKENCPPDEALPELNFDVVGSGFCAKDLGDQLATAGFTITFGSDRQPGLTSEERLRYVLTGDGDGGDFDVVEKGLVAYDATGEVVKRGVTEIVGARYDEASNTYQGGIVVAEGVKRIELGASWKKSNGELTGDESVSLTVIQDNGLSTVSKTGVATLDHDGDGKFIKENCPPDEALPELNFDVVGSGFCAKDLGDQLATAGFTITFGSDRQPGLTSEERLRYVLTGDGDGGDFDVVEKGLVAYDATGEVVKRGVTEIVGARYDEASNTYQGGIVVAEGVKRIELGASWKKANGDLTGDESVSLTVIQDNGLSTVSKTGVATLDHDGDGKFIKENCPPDEALPELNFDVVGSGFCAKDLGDQLATAGFTITFGSDRQPGLTSEEGLRYVLTGDGDGGDFDVVEKGLVAYDATGEVVEGGVTEIVGARYDEASNTYQGAIVVAEGVKRIELGASWKKANGDLTGEESVSLTVIQDNGLSTVSKTGVATLDHDGDGNIAENCSPDVPPLENEFELDATAACLNADATQAEVEFTVTGKPENLSGYYDYAFSYGGDGSADDTISAPVITTLDGQLLVADRDYWLVPDSDTPGSGTIQILNPALAGLTIRFEIVSETPFLGSEQFSFSFGDATTVRRVVAGLDDPELNCPEPPESPEEVPPMAGTVYLLMDNSTSMKGSDPSTNNADAPDRLEAQNRLAFYSFQQAASRAGYGFRKIGEQEVQSFGSANTNNIINSGSQSLADALSGYELVDLPDDGFEAQDLTVNLITFGYVVEHQSVTFSADDPIAGVDIAQSILLTTTPDQVYGNSIDGNPVWSERGLPQPEARDLFRGDGRLASNLYAGTEMYGALKGLEHLLSEQASTDPLTGEEFVFVALTTDGRPERRAWWGNRGGDGTGVNVALPGVLGGDAVTSAGLLYDNAGNPVFVADNSGTQQWTPMQADLNRVLDQLASGAASPLTQVQVRAVGMGDGSESNFLAIYNDLLGRQTFNGDAAWSYNYASSYSLPEFFG; from the coding sequence GTGCTGGCCAGTGCCGATTGGCTGGGGCGGGATGAAGGCGGCAATGAACAGCTGCAGTTGGGAGCGTGGTCTCTGGCGGATGTCAGCGATGCAACGGCATGGCCGGCAGCGTTCCGGTTGGCGTCTGTTCCTTACGACGAGATCACGACAGAGCTGCTGCGTCAGCGTCTGTCGTCACGGCCGGATGATCTGCTGCTGCTGGATGTGCGGCCTTTGGAGACGTCCGAAGCCGATGCCATTGAGGGGGCCGTGCGCATTCCCTGGCCAACGATTGAGAGCGGTGCAGCGCTGGAGCAGGTGCGTTCCCTGGCGGCCGGCAAGGATGTGCATGTGATCTGCCAATCAGGTGATTGGTCGGCAGCTTCCAGTCAGTTTCTGGAGGATCAAGGCATTGAGGTCACCAACGTGAGCGGAGGCATGAATGCCTGGGTGTCTCAGACAACAGAGGCATCGGTTCAACAGGCCGGAGCTACCTCACTTGAAACCAACACCGTCGACGGAGACGACCATCCAGCAGTTGTTGTTGAACCCGATGGCTCAGGGATCTTTTGTTCAACAGATGGCAGTAAATATCTGGTGTACAAGGTCACGGGCATTCCCGAGGACGGAGAAAGTGGGAAGTCGGGATGGGTGAATCTTGAGGCCACTGCTTCAGAAGATGGTGATTCAACAGAGAACCTGGAGATCCGCACAACCGAGGATGGCACTTGGAATCAGTACGACGGCAAATGGACCCAGCTGAGTGATGCGGGCACGTTGTATGTGCGCATGGCCGCCGACAAATTAGGAGAGGCCACAAGCCTGACGCTGAAGGCGACGCAGCATGCACCTTTGGATCTCCAAAATCCCGTGCTGGACCTTGGCCTTTCAGACATGGTTCTGAAGAACGCCGTCAAGGTGGAAGCCGATGGAACTCCTGTCGACGATGTTGAGGGCAAGCGGGTGGTTAATGGAAGAGACGAGAATGAAACAATCACAGCAGAGGATTGGAACGATGTTTGGGAAGTAGCAGGTGGTTGGCCTCTGGACAATCAGATGGGTAACGATGGCAAAGATATTCCAACCCTGTTTTACAAAAATGGCTCAGACTATTCTGGAGAGGGTTATTACCAATATACAAACATTGTTCCCGCTCTGGAAGGTGTTGGCTATCGGCTGAATGCTCTTGTTGAGTATAACTTTGAAGGCCTAAGGCGATTTAAGTTTGACGATGATATTAAGGGAAGCCCAGGTAATAAAAAAGGCGGCGCTGATATTGATAAGTTCCAGCCAAGCCTTCAGGAATACCTGGCTAAGGGGAGTGTTAAGGAAAATGGCGCAACGATTGATGATATCGCTGCAAGTGATGACAAGTATGCAGTAGGCAATCCTTCTTTGGAAGGTCGCAAGGGTCAGTCAGGGGGTTGGGTAGATTTTGACTGGACATTTACTCTGGAGAAGGATGGGAGCGGGCCAATAGAAGTCGAAATCCTTAATTTCGTCATGCAGCCCAATGACGTGGACGGAAATCCCAATAAAAATACGGAAGGGTCGTATTTACTGCCTGGTGCGGAATATGTTGAGCTTCCATCTTCGCTCTATGGAGGCGAGTGGAATCCACTTGAGAGTCTCCAAGAAGAAAGTAAGCTGTATTATGACATTCTGCAGGACAATGATCCCTCAACGGAGTATAAGCCACAACAAGATTTGAATACAATTTCGCGGTTCGACGGAAGGGAGGAGAATTATAATCAAGAAGGCTTTTGGGTTGATAACAGCAATGCCGGTCCTTGGCAACAGATGGATGGTTACACCGAAGATTATCCAGGTATCAAGAATGGAGGCGACTCCGACAATAGCTATATCCGTTGGATGGGTCGCCCCCATGACAAACATGGTGGCAGCAACAGCACTTCAGGTCTGACAGATGAAGCCTCGGGTGCTGCGACATTTTATTATCCTGATGAAGTCAAGAATCTGCAGTTCCGTTATGGCATTAGTGATCAAGCCAATTATGCGGATTTAAATGGTTTAAAATACAATACATCTCGCTTTTTTCAGGTTCAATTTGGTAACTCAACGCTAACTGGCAATGTTTTGCCAGATCTCGATACAGATACGGATGAAGCGACGATTGAGATTGTGGAGTGTCCGGCGATCAATTTTGATGTGGTCGGGAGCGGGTTCTGCGCAAAGGATTTAGGTGATCAGCTTGCAACAGCAGGATTCACGATCACGTTTGGCTCTGATCGTCAGCCTGGATTAACGAGCGAGGAGAGATTGCGCTATGTGCTGACGGGAGATGGAGATGGAGGAGATTTTGATGTTGTGGAGAAAGGCTTGGTGGCGTATGACGCGACTGGTGAGGTTGTTAAACGTGGTGTAACGGAGATTGTTGGCGCTCGTTATGACGAAGCAAGCAATACGTATCAGGGGGGAATTGTTGTTGCCGAGGGAGTGAAGCGGATTGAGCTTGGAGCGAGCTGGAAGAAGAGTAATGGGGAATTAACGGGTGACGAGAGTGTGTCGCTGACGGTGATTCAGGACAACGGGTTGAGCACGGTGAGCAAGACCGGTGTTGCGACGTTGGATCATGATGGTGATGGAAAATTTATTAAGGAGAATTGTCCGCCGGATGAGGCGCTGCCGGAGCTGAATTTTGATGTGGTCGGGAGCGGGTTCTGCGCAAAGGATTTAGGTGATCAGCTTGCAACAGCAGGATTCACGATCACGTTTGGCTCTGATCGTCAGCCTGGATTAACGAGCGAGGAGAGATTGCGCTATGTGCTGACGGGAGATGGAGATGGAGGAGATTTTGATGTTGTGGAGAAAGGCTTGGTGGCGTATGACGCGACTGGTGAGGTTGTTAAACGTGGTGTAACGGAGATTGTTGGCGCTCGTTATGACGAAGCAAGCAATACGTATCAGGGGGGAATTGTTGTTGCCGAGGGAGTGAAGCGGATTGAGCTTGGAGCGAGCTGGAAGAAGAGTAATGGGGAATTAACGGGTGACGAGAGTGTGTCGCTGACGGTGATTCAGGACAACGGGTTGAGCACGGTGAGCGAGACAGGTGTTGCGACGTTGGATCATGATGGTGATGGAAAATTTATTAAGGAGAATTGTCCGCCGGATGAGGCGCTGCCGGAGCTGAATTTTGATGTGGTCGGGAGCGGGTTCTGCGCAAAGGATTTAGGTGATCAGCTTGCAACAGCAGGATTCACGATCACGTTTGGCTCTGATCGTCAGCCTGGATTAACGAGCGAGGAGAGATTGCGCTATGTGCTGACGGGAGATGGAGATGGAGGAGATTTTGATGTTGTGGAGAAAGGCTTGGTGGCGTATGACGCGACTGGTGAGGTTGTTAAACGTGGTGTAACGGAGATTGTTGGCGCTCGTTATGACGAAGCAAGCAATACGTATCAGGGGGGAATTGTTGTTGCCGAGGGAGTGAAGCGGATTGAGCTTGGAGCGAGCTGGAAGAAGGCGAATGGTGATTTAACGGGTGACGAGAGTGTGTCGCTGACGGTGATTCAGGACAACGGGTTGAGCACGGTGAGCAAGACCGGTGTTGCGACGTTGGATCATGATGGTGATGGAAAATTTATTAAGGAGAATTGTCCGCCGGATGAGGCGCTGCCGGAGCTGAATTTTGATGTGGTCGGGAGCGGGTTCTGCGCAAAGGATTTAGGTGATCAGCTTGCAACAGCAGGATTCACGATCACGTTTGGCTCTGATCGTCAGCCTGGATTAACGAGCGAGGAGAGATTGCGCTATGTGCTGACGGGAGATGGAGATGGAGGAGATTTTGATGTTGTGGAGAAAGGCTTGGTGGCGTATGACGCGACTGGTGAGGTTGTTAAACGTGGTGTAACGGAGATTGTTGGCGCTCGTTATGACGAAGCAAGCAATACGTATCAGGGGGGAATTGTTGTTGCCGAGGGAGTGAAGCGGATTGAGCTTGGAGCGAGCTGGAAGAAGAGTAATGGGGAATTAACGGGTGACGAGAGTGTGTCGCTGACGGTGATTCAGGACAACGGGTTGAGCACGGTGAGCAAGACCGGTGTTGCGACGTTGGATCATGATGGTGATGGAAAATTTATTAAGGAGAATTGTCCGCCGGATGAGGCGCTGCCGGAGCTGAATTTTGATGTGGTCGGGAGCGGGTTCTGCGCAAAGGATTTAGGTGATCAGCTTGCAACAGCAGGATTCACGATCACGTTTGGCTCTGATCGTCAGCCTGGATTAACGAGCGAGGAGAGATTGCGCTATGTGCTGACGGGAGATGGAGATGGAGGAGATTTTGATGTTGTGGAGAAAGGCTTGGTGGCGTATGACGCGACTGGTGAGGTTGTTAAACGTGGTGTAACGGAGATTGTTGGCGCTCGTTATGACGAAGCAAGCAATACGTATCAGGGGGGAATTGTTGTTGCCGAGGGAGTGAAGCGTATTGAGCTTGGAGCGAGCTGGAAGAAGGCGAATGGTGATTTAACAGGTGACGAGAGTGTGTCGCTGACGGTGATTCAGGACAACGGGTTGAGCACGGTGAGCAAGACCGGTGTTGCGACGTTGGATCATGATGGTGATGGAAAATTTATTAAGGAGAATTGTCCGCCGGATGAGGCGCTGCCGGAGCTGAATTTTGATGTGGTCGGGAGCGGGTTCTGCGCAAAGGATTTAGGTGATCAGCTTGCAACAGCAGGATTCACGATCACGTTTGGGTCTGATCGACAGCCTGGATTAACGAGCGAGGAGGGATTGCGTTATGTGCTGACGGGAGATGGAGATGGAGGAGATTTTGATGTTGTGGAGAAAGGCTTGGTGGCGTATGACGCGACTGGTGAGGTTGTTGAAGGTGGTGTAACGGAGATTGTGGGTGCTCGTTATGACGAAGCAAGTAATACATATCAAGGAGCGATTGTTGTTGCCGAGGGAGTGAAGCGTATTGAGCTTGGAGCGAGCTGGAAGAAGGCGAATGGTGATTTAACAGGTGAAGAGAGTGTGTCGCTGACGGTGATTCAGGACAACGGTTTGAGCACGGTGAGCAAGACAGGTGTTGCGACGTTGGATCATGATGGTGATGGAAATATTGCTGAGAATTGCTCGCCTGATGTTCCCCCATTGGAGAACGAGTTTGAACTTGACGCAACAGCAGCATGCCTTAATGCAGATGCCACACAGGCTGAGGTGGAATTTACTGTTACTGGTAAACCTGAGAACCTCTCCGGTTATTACGACTATGCCTTCAGCTATGGAGGTGACGGCTCGGCAGACGACACGATTTCAGCGCCGGTGATTACAACTCTCGATGGGCAGTTGCTGGTGGCCGATCGGGACTACTGGTTGGTTCCTGATTCTGATACTCCAGGATCTGGAACAATTCAGATTCTTAATCCTGCACTTGCGGGATTGACCATCAGATTTGAGATCGTTTCAGAGACTCCTTTCCTGGGGAGTGAGCAGTTCTCCTTCAGTTTCGGAGATGCCACAACGGTACGACGCGTGGTGGCAGGGCTGGATGACCCTGAATTGAACTGTCCCGAGCCCCCGGAGTCGCCTGAAGAAGTGCCGCCGATGGCTGGCACCGTGTATCTGCTGATGGATAACTCCACATCGATGAAGGGGTCTGATCCTTCCACGAATAATGCCGATGCGCCGGATCGGCTGGAAGCGCAGAATCGTCTGGCGTTTTATTCCTTCCAGCAGGCTGCCAGTCGCGCTGGTTATGGCTTCCGCAAGATCGGTGAGCAAGAGGTGCAGTCGTTTGGTTCTGCCAACACCAACAACATCATCAATAGTGGTTCTCAATCCCTCGCAGATGCACTCAGTGGTTACGAGCTCGTTGACCTGCCTGATGATGGCTTTGAGGCTCAGGATCTCACCGTGAATCTGATCACGTTTGGTTATGTGGTGGAGCATCAATCGGTCACTTTCTCCGCTGACGATCCCATTGCCGGTGTTGACATCGCTCAGTCGATCTTGCTGACAACCACACCTGATCAGGTGTACGGCAACAGCATCGATGGCAACCCGGTCTGGAGCGAGCGGGGCCTCCCTCAGCCAGAGGCGCGCGATCTGTTCAGGGGCGACGGGCGCCTGGCTTCCAACCTCTATGCAGGCACCGAGATGTACGGGGCCTTGAAGGGCCTTGAGCATCTCCTCTCCGAACAGGCCAGCACCGATCCGCTCACAGGTGAAGAGTTTGTGTTTGTGGCTCTCACCACCGATGGCCGGCCTGAGCGCCGGGCCTGGTGGGGCAATCGCGGTGGCGATGGAACCGGCGTGAATGTTGCACTGCCAGGGGTTCTCGGCGGTGATGCCGTGACCTCCGCTGGTCTGCTCTACGACAATGCCGGCAATCCTGTGTTTGTTGCAGACAACAGCGGCACCCAGCAGTGGACCCCCATGCAGGCGGATCTCAACCGAGTGCTTGATCAACTCGCCAGTGGTGCGGCAAGTCCGCTCACCCAGGTGCAGGTGCGTGCCGTGGGCATGGGTGATGGATCCGAATCCAATTTCCTCGCCATCTACAACGATCTTCTCGGCAGGCAAACGTTCAATGGCGATGCCGCCTGGTCGTACAACTACGCCAGCAGTTACAGCCTTCCTGAGTTCTTTGGGTGA
- a CDS encoding DUF3119 family protein — translation MSDPSPAPASADASSVSIAPSPRLPLAILLLGAALLPLPLRPWPSLVIGVFGLFLLVQTYSLRLEFRADTLVVWRGQQELRRFPYAEWQSWRLFAAWLPGLFFFREVNSIHFLPILFDPAQLREQLVLRVGSLETPKP, via the coding sequence ATGAGCGACCCATCTCCAGCACCAGCGAGCGCAGATGCAAGCAGCGTGAGCATCGCCCCCAGCCCGCGGCTTCCTCTGGCGATTCTGCTGCTGGGTGCAGCGCTGCTGCCCTTACCACTGCGCCCCTGGCCGAGCCTGGTGATTGGGGTGTTCGGCCTGTTTCTGTTGGTGCAGACCTACAGCCTGCGCCTGGAGTTCCGCGCCGACACGCTGGTGGTGTGGCGGGGCCAGCAAGAATTGCGACGCTTTCCCTACGCGGAGTGGCAGAGCTGGCGCCTGTTCGCAGCCTGGCTGCCCGGACTGTTCTTTTTCCGCGAGGTGAACAGCATCCACTTCCTGCCGATCCTGTTTGATCCGGCACAGCTACGGGAGCAACTGGTGCTGCGGGTGGGCTCCCTGGAAACCCCGAAGCCCTGA